From Enterococcus mundtii, the proteins below share one genomic window:
- a CDS encoding isopeptide-forming domain-containing fimbrial protein — translation MKKVYRVPFNYLAVVMLLVANLLPVTSVFAEGVAPPNENIFDSPSLSIKADAEANTENQQLVDVTYEVTNKSEAPINQLIIHQKNENDTPVKFDEQTLKNNQKLVESTDPIVSFEKMEKAEGTQLRIATLQPNETRKLSITGEQTNRSVDQLAVEVKQSEKQLGELKLNLPRKELAPTSTTSSPIQESTAQQESSTPSQPTKETTSESESTVPTEKTQTEESQSTSEEAEDPDPGLPQAPMAQGPRLAPTPGRGFEKPIYNSVHKGELFSTGNTNLKILDEKEYRANIFLNTKAPSSGYSINNFVLEFADVDGDPTTYNSSRAYIDLDGAKEIAWAGLFWSSSRYKGPTFGTNLSDEEISAPVKFTTPNGTSQRVAPQYYHRIDQDKTDPGQYFGYNNTGFSNYADVTSIIQGDGSGTGGYTLADIPMTKALNQKAQYYNFSGWSLFVVTKDQAKHSRAFNVYYGARGNKAGTNNEFVMKDFITAKQGKLEPIVTWFTVQGDKLFTGDNAQIKNSAGTFVNIINTINPVGNVMNATVSDNDQHMVDKYPGQFNPGHPNFLDIDIDRLSLPEGLISNGQNQISFRTTSIGDDFSTNAVGFSVNAEIPELEINKEIVNPKETYKIGETVTYRVHVKNTKENSEAVNTLSKDVLDSRLDYVPGSLSVVSGPNAGQKTDASGDDQAEYTAANRTMTVRVGEGANATTGGSYKGTTTETVYEFQAKINGTAVAEQLIPNRATVQGTDAATNTALENQSNVVEVKVEKEELPGKIESTKTVNNQSPKLGEEIDYTINFKNTVENGVLNQVTITDSLPKGLTYVENSIASSGNDPKPTSMTVVNGKVTAVYPKITDTATRSITFKVRVNEEAVAGQAIINQAIVDDDVNPPIEPEVPVTPVETPGVLESNKSVNDQSPKLGEEIEYRITFRNKITNGVLKQVTIKDTLPTGLTYVEGSLTSEGDDPQPTNLTAKDGTITAEYGKISDTKTRTIIFKVKVNEEAKVGEPIINKATIDDGTNPPDEPETPVTPEETPGVLESNKSVNDQSPKLGDEIEYRITFRNKITNGVLKKVTIKDTLPTGLTYVEGSLTSEGDDPQPTTLTAQEGIITAEYGKISDTKTRTIIFKVKVNEEAKVGETIVNRATIDDGTNPPDEPETPVTPEETPGVLESTKTVNDQSPRIGDEIEYRITFRNKIQNGVLKQVTVTDNLPKGLTYVEDSLTSEGDDPQPTKLVMENGKLTAEYGTISDTKSRTIMFKVKVNEEAKVGEQIINKATIDDGTNPPDEPEIPVTPEETPGELESTKTVNNQSPKIGDEIEYRIMFRNKIQNGVLKQVTVTDNLPKGLTYVEGSLKSEGNDPKPTKLIMENGKLTAEYGSITDTSTRTIVFKVTVNQEAKAGETIVNKASIDDGTNPPDEPETPVTPVVTPGQLEVTKTVNHQSPKIGDEIEYRISFRNKVTNGVIDQVTITDTLPKGLTYVEGSLTNEGADPQPTSLEIENGKITAEYSNITDTTVRSLVFKVKVNEEAKVGEPIVNKATIDDHINPPDEPETPVTPVETPGELESTKSVNHQSPKIGEEIEYRINFRNKVTNGVLNQVTVTDKLPKGLTYVEGSLTSEGDDPQPINLTAKDGTILAEYGKINDTKIRSIVFKVKVNEEAKTGETIINKATIDDGTNPPDEPETPVTPVETPGVLESTKVVNDQSPKLGDEIEYRITFRNKVTNGVLKQVTVTDNLPKGLTYVEGSLMSEGDDPQPTSLTMENGKLVAEYTGIADTKVRSIVFKVKVNEQAKVGETIVNKANIDDHINPPDEPEIPVTPEETPGELETTKTVNNQSPKLGEEIEYRITFRNKVTNGVLNQVTVTDNLPRGLTYVEGSLTSEGDDPQPTSLDYKDGTIAAEYGKISDTKVRSIVFKVKVNEEAKVGETIINKANIDDHINPPDEPEIPVTPEETPGKLETTKTVNNQSPKLGEELEYRITFRNKVTNGVLNQVTVTDNLPRGLTYVEGSLTSEGDDPQPTSLDYKDGTITAEYGKISDTKVRSIVFKVKVNEQAKVGETIINKANIDDHINPPDEPEIPVTPEETRGELETTKTVNNQSPKLGEEIEYRITFRNKVTNGVLNQVTVTDNLPRGLTYVEGSLTSEGDDPQPTSLGYKDGTITAEYGKINDTKVRSIIFKVKVNEEAKVGETIVNKATIDDHINPPDEPEVPVTPEETPGKLESTKTVNKQKTKVGEELEYRITFRNKVTNGVLNQVTVTDNLPKGLTYVEGSLTSEGDQPEPTSLTYKDGTITAEYGKISDTKARSIVFKVKVNKNAVSGKEILNIATVDDHVTPPDKPEVPVVPEDPDQPKVPDGKLVSEKTVNQKTVKIGEELEYRISFHNTVEHGILNQVTVTDKLPKGLTYIEDSLTSEGDEPQPTSVTYKDGTITAEYGKISDTKVRTIVFKVKVNKEAVAGKEILNIATVDDHVTPPSEPEVPVIPENPDKPEVPVVPNQPNKPDVPVVPEKEVPNRPEPRKPAPKEKEARKSFLPKTGEAVSYTLIALGGILVVIVLVVAVKKRKQ, via the coding sequence ATGAAAAAAGTGTATAGAGTTCCATTCAATTATTTAGCTGTTGTTATGTTGTTGGTAGCGAATCTGCTGCCTGTGACGAGTGTGTTTGCCGAAGGGGTGGCACCACCGAATGAGAATATATTCGACTCTCCAAGTTTATCGATCAAAGCAGATGCTGAAGCGAATACGGAGAACCAACAATTAGTGGATGTGACGTATGAAGTGACGAACAAAAGTGAGGCACCCATCAATCAGTTGATCATCCATCAAAAAAATGAAAACGATACACCTGTTAAATTTGATGAGCAAACACTAAAAAATAATCAGAAGTTAGTCGAATCAACCGATCCAATCGTTTCGTTTGAAAAGATGGAAAAAGCAGAAGGAACCCAATTACGAATTGCTACCCTTCAACCAAATGAAACAAGAAAACTTTCCATCACCGGGGAACAAACGAATCGATCCGTGGATCAATTAGCAGTTGAAGTCAAACAGTCAGAAAAACAATTAGGGGAGCTCAAGCTCAACTTACCCAGAAAAGAACTTGCACCAACTAGCACTACCTCATCACCTATACAAGAATCTACCGCACAACAAGAATCATCGACACCCAGTCAACCAACCAAAGAAACAACATCAGAGTCAGAATCGACTGTGCCAACAGAAAAAACACAAACAGAAGAATCACAGTCAACAAGTGAAGAAGCAGAGGACCCCGACCCTGGATTACCTCAAGCACCTATGGCTCAAGGCCCTCGACTTGCGCCGACACCAGGACGAGGCTTCGAAAAGCCAATCTATAATAGTGTGCACAAAGGCGAACTTTTTTCTACAGGAAATACTAATCTAAAGATCCTTGATGAAAAAGAGTATCGAGCAAATATTTTCTTGAATACTAAAGCGCCTAGTAGTGGCTATTCGATCAATAACTTTGTTTTAGAATTTGCTGATGTAGATGGCGACCCGACAACATATAATTCTAGTCGCGCATATATCGATTTAGATGGTGCGAAAGAGATTGCATGGGCGGGGTTATTTTGGAGTTCTTCTCGTTATAAAGGCCCTACATTTGGCACAAATCTTTCGGATGAAGAAATCAGTGCACCAGTCAAATTTACTACGCCAAATGGCACATCACAAAGAGTTGCCCCTCAGTATTATCATCGAATTGACCAAGATAAAACTGATCCTGGACAATACTTTGGCTATAACAATACAGGCTTTTCAAATTATGCAGATGTGACATCGATCATTCAAGGAGATGGCAGTGGAACTGGTGGCTATACCTTAGCTGATATCCCTATGACAAAAGCGCTAAACCAGAAAGCTCAATACTATAATTTCAGTGGCTGGAGTCTATTTGTCGTAACAAAAGATCAAGCAAAACATTCTCGAGCATTCAATGTTTACTACGGTGCTAGAGGAAATAAAGCTGGGACAAATAATGAGTTTGTCATGAAAGATTTTATTACAGCCAAACAAGGAAAACTAGAACCTATTGTCACCTGGTTCACTGTACAAGGGGATAAATTGTTTACTGGTGACAATGCGCAAATCAAAAATAGTGCAGGAACTTTTGTCAATATCATCAACACGATCAACCCTGTAGGAAATGTGATGAATGCCACCGTTTCTGATAACGATCAACATATGGTTGACAAGTATCCTGGACAGTTCAATCCAGGACATCCCAACTTTTTGGATATCGATATCGATCGGCTTTCTCTACCAGAGGGGCTGATCAGTAATGGCCAAAATCAAATCAGTTTCAGAACGACTAGTATTGGCGATGACTTCTCTACGAATGCTGTCGGTTTCTCTGTCAATGCTGAGATTCCTGAGCTAGAGATCAATAAAGAAATCGTGAATCCTAAAGAGACCTACAAGATCGGAGAGACAGTCACCTATCGTGTGCACGTAAAAAATACAAAAGAAAATTCAGAAGCCGTCAATACGTTGTCTAAGGATGTCTTAGATAGCCGTTTGGATTATGTTCCTGGCTCTTTATCAGTCGTGAGTGGTCCCAATGCTGGTCAAAAAACTGATGCGTCTGGCGATGATCAAGCAGAATACACAGCAGCTAACCGAACAATGACTGTTCGTGTCGGTGAAGGCGCAAATGCTACAACAGGAGGCAGTTACAAAGGAACGACGACTGAAACAGTGTATGAATTCCAAGCGAAAATCAATGGTACAGCCGTTGCCGAGCAATTGATCCCCAATCGTGCAACTGTGCAAGGGACAGATGCAGCAACCAATACAGCACTTGAAAATCAATCGAATGTGGTTGAAGTAAAAGTAGAAAAAGAAGAGTTACCAGGAAAGATTGAAAGCACGAAAACGGTCAATAACCAATCGCCGAAGCTTGGTGAAGAAATCGACTATACGATCAACTTTAAGAATACGGTAGAAAATGGTGTGCTGAATCAAGTGACGATCACGGATAGCTTGCCTAAAGGCTTGACGTATGTCGAAAATAGTATCGCAAGTAGTGGCAATGATCCTAAACCAACATCAATGACTGTAGTGAATGGAAAAGTAACTGCTGTATATCCAAAAATCACTGATACAGCTACGCGATCAATCACTTTTAAAGTCCGAGTGAATGAAGAAGCGGTCGCAGGACAAGCGATCATCAATCAAGCCATCGTCGACGATGACGTGAACCCACCGATTGAACCTGAAGTTCCTGTAACACCTGTAGAAACACCAGGAGTATTGGAAAGCAATAAGTCTGTGAATGATCAGTCACCGAAACTAGGAGAAGAGATCGAATATCGTATCACTTTCCGCAATAAGATCACAAATGGTGTCTTGAAACAAGTAACGATCAAAGATACCTTACCAACAGGCTTGACCTATGTGGAAGGTAGTTTGACTAGCGAAGGGGATGATCCTCAACCGACTAATCTGACTGCTAAAGACGGTACGATCACCGCTGAATATGGCAAGATCAGTGATACGAAAACTCGTACGATCATCTTTAAAGTGAAAGTCAATGAAGAAGCGAAGGTCGGCGAACCGATCATTAATAAAGCAACCATCGATGATGGAACGAATCCGCCAGATGAACCGGAAACCCCAGTGACACCAGAAGAAACACCAGGAGTATTGGAAAGCAATAAATCGGTGAATGATCAATCACCGAAACTAGGAGACGAAATCGAATATCGTATCACTTTCCGCAATAAGATCACAAATGGTGTCTTGAAAAAAGTAACGATCAAAGATACCTTACCAACAGGCTTGACCTATGTGGAAGGTAGTTTGACTAGCGAAGGTGACGATCCCCAACCGACAACTCTGACTGCTCAAGAGGGCATAATCACGGCCGAATATGGCAAGATCAGTGATACGAAAACTCGTACGATCATCTTTAAAGTGAAAGTCAATGAAGAAGCGAAGGTCGGCGAAACGATCGTCAATAGAGCGACCATTGATGACGGCACGAATCCGCCAGATGAACCGGAAACGCCAGTGACACCTGAAGAAACACCAGGAGTGTTAGAAAGTACAAAAACAGTAAATGATCAATCACCAAGAATCGGTGATGAAATCGAATACCGGATCACGTTCCGTAACAAGATCCAAAATGGTGTCTTGAAACAAGTAACGGTGACAGACAACTTGCCTAAGGGCTTGACGTATGTGGAAGATAGTTTGACTAGTGAAGGCGACGATCCCCAACCGACGAAGTTAGTGATGGAAAATGGGAAATTGACAGCCGAGTATGGGACGATTTCTGATACGAAATCCCGTACGATCATGTTCAAAGTAAAAGTGAATGAAGAAGCAAAGGTTGGTGAACAAATCATCAATAAAGCAACGATCGATGATGGCACGAACCCACCAGATGAACCGGAAATACCTGTCACACCTGAAGAGACACCAGGAGAGTTAGAAAGTACGAAAACGGTCAACAATCAATCACCAAAAATTGGGGATGAGATCGAGTACCGCATCATGTTTCGTAATAAGATTCAAAATGGTGTCTTGAAGCAAGTAACGGTGACAGACAACTTGCCTAAAGGTTTGACGTATGTCGAAGGTAGCTTGAAAAGTGAAGGAAACGATCCAAAACCGACAAAATTAATAATGGAAAATGGAAAGTTGACTGCCGAGTATGGCTCAATCACTGATACCAGTACTCGTACGATCGTCTTTAAAGTAACTGTCAACCAAGAAGCAAAAGCGGGTGAAACAATCGTCAACAAAGCCTCAATCGACGATGGCACGAACCCACCAGACGAACCAGAAACGCCAGTCACACCAGTAGTGACACCTGGTCAATTAGAAGTAACAAAAACAGTTAACCATCAATCACCAAAAATCGGTGACGAAATCGAATACCGTATCAGCTTCCGTAATAAAGTAACCAATGGAGTCATCGACCAAGTAACGATTACCGATACGTTGCCTAAAGGCTTGACGTATGTCGAAGGCAGTTTGACGAATGAAGGTGCTGATCCGCAACCAACTAGCTTAGAGATAGAAAACGGGAAAATAACCGCTGAATATAGTAATATCACCGATACTACTGTACGTTCACTTGTCTTTAAAGTGAAAGTCAATGAAGAAGCGAAAGTTGGCGAGCCAATCGTCAATAAAGCAACGATCGATGATCATATCAATCCGCCGGACGAACCAGAAACACCAGTGACGCCAGTGGAAACCCCGGGAGAGCTAGAAAGTACGAAATCGGTCAATCATCAATCACCAAAAATCGGTGAGGAAATCGAGTATCGTATCAACTTCCGTAATAAAGTCACTAATGGCGTATTAAATCAAGTGACAGTGACTGACAAGTTGCCTAAAGGGTTAACTTATGTGGAGGGGAGTTTGACAAGCGAAGGGGACGATCCACAGCCAATAAATCTGACAGCAAAAGATGGAACGATCCTCGCAGAATATGGCAAGATCAATGATACAAAAATTCGCTCGATCGTCTTTAAAGTGAAAGTCAATGAAGAAGCAAAAACAGGTGAAACGATCATTAATAAAGCAACGATCGATGATGGCACGAATCCGCCGGACGAACCAGAAACGCCAGTGACGCCAGTGGAAACCCCTGGTGTATTAGAAAGTACAAAAGTAGTGAATGATCAATCACCGAAGCTGGGCGATGAAATCGAATACCGTATCACCTTCCGTAATAAAGTGACGAATGGTGTCTTAAAACAAGTGACAGTGACGGATAATTTACCAAAAGGCTTGACGTATGTGGAAGGTAGCTTGATGAGTGAAGGGGATGACCCCCAACCAACAAGCTTGACTATGGAAAATGGCAAATTGGTTGCCGAATACACAGGGATTGCCGATACGAAAGTACGCTCGATCGTCTTTAAAGTCAAAGTCAACGAACAAGCAAAAGTCGGCGAAACGATCGTCAATAAAGCGAACATCGATGACCATATCAATCCGCCAGATGAACCAGAGATTCCAGTAACTCCAGAAGAAACACCGGGCGAACTGGAAACAACGAAAACGGTGAATAACCAATCGCCAAAACTTGGGGAAGAAATCGAATACCGCATCACCTTCCGCAATAAAGTGACGAATGGTGTCTTGAACCAAGTCACCGTAACGGATAACTTGCCTAGAGGCTTGACCTATGTCGAAGGTAGTTTGACGAGTGAAGGGGATGACCCCCAACCGACAAGTTTAGACTACAAAGACGGTACGATCGCCGCAGAATATGGCAAGATCAGCGACACAAAAGTACGCTCGATCGTCTTTAAAGTGAAAGTCAACGAAGAAGCGAAAGTCGGCGAAACGATCATCAATAAAGCGAACATCGATGACCATATCAATCCGCCAGATGAACCAGAGATTCCAGTAACTCCAGAAGAAACACCGGGCAAACTGGAAACAACGAAAACGGTGAATAACCAATCGCCAAAACTTGGGGAAGAACTCGAATACCGCATCACCTTCCGCAATAAAGTGACGAATGGTGTCTTGAACCAAGTCACCGTAACGGATAACTTGCCTAGAGGCTTGACCTATGTCGAAGGTAGTTTGACGAGTGAAGGGGATGACCCCCAACCGACAAGTTTAGACTACAAAGACGGTACGATCACCGCAGAATATGGCAAGATCAGCGACACAAAAGTCCGCTCGATCGTCTTTAAAGTCAAAGTCAACGAACAAGCGAAAGTCGGCGAAACGATCATCAATAAAGCGAACATCGATGATCATATCAATCCGCCAGATGAACCAGAGATTCCAGTAACTCCAGAAGAAACACGGGGAGAACTGGAAACAACGAAAACAGTCAATAACCAATCGCCGAAACTTGGGGAAGAAATTGAATACCGCATCACCTTCCGCAATAAAGTGACGAATGGTGTCTTGAACCAAGTCACCGTAACGGATAACTTGCCTAGAGGCTTGACCTATGTTGAAGGCAGTTTGACGAGTGAAGGCGACGATCCACAACCAACAAGTCTAGGCTACAAAGATGGCACGATTACCGCCGAATACGGCAAGATCAATGATACAAAAGTGCGTTCAATTATCTTTAAAGTCAAAGTCAACGAAGAAGCGAAAGTCGGCGAAACGATCGTCAATAAAGCAACCATCGATGATCATATCAATCCGCCTGATGAACCAGAAGTACCCGTGACCCCAGAAGAAACACCAGGGAAATTAGAAAGTACAAAAACGGTCAATAAGCAAAAAACAAAGGTTGGTGAGGAACTCGAATACCGAATCACCTTCCGCAATAAAGTGACAAATGGTGTCTTGAACCAAGTGACAGTAACGGATAACTTGCCTAAAGGCTTGACCTATGTTGAAGGCAGTCTGACAAGCGAGGGAGACCAGCCGGAACCAACAAGTCTAACCTACAAAGACGGTACGATCACTGCCGAATATGGCAAGATCAGCGATACAAAAGCTCGCTCAATCGTCTTTAAAGTGAAAGTGAACAAGAACGCCGTATCAGGGAAAGAAATCTTGAACATTGCCACAGTGGATGACCATGTGACACCACCAGATAAACCAGAAGTACCAGTGGTTCCTGAAGATCCAGATCAACCCAAAGTTCCAGATGGTAAACTGGTAAGTGAGAAAACTGTTAATCAAAAAACAGTAAAAATCGGAGAGGAACTTGAATACCGGATTAGTTTCCACAATACGGTAGAGCATGGTATCTTGAATCAAGTGACTGTCACCGATAAGTTACCGAAAGGTTTGACGTATATTGAAGACAGTTTGACAAGTGAAGGCGACGAGCCACAGCCGACAAGTGTAACCTACAAAGACGGTACGATCACCGCTGAATATGGAAAAATCAGCGACACAAAAGTTCGTACGATCGTCTTTAAAGTGAAAGTGAATAAAGAAGCGGTGGCAGGGAAAGAAATCTTGAACATTGCTACAGTGGATGACCATGTGACACCACCAAGTGAACCAGAAGTACCAGTCATTCCGGAAAATCCAGATAAACCAGAAGTTCCAGTCGTTCCTAATCAACCGAATAAGCCAGACGTACCAGTTGTACCAGAAAAAGAAGTACCTAACCGACCAGAGCCTAGAAAACCTGCTCCAAAGGAAAAGGAAGCAAGAAAGTCATTTCTTCCTAAAACAGGCGAAGCAGTTTCTTATACGCTGATCGCTTTAGGTGGTATCCTAGTAGTAATCGTATTGGTCGTGGCAGTAAAGAAAAGAAAACAATGA
- a CDS encoding phospho-sugar mutase, with the protein MSWQQKYQEWLNEGSLEEAMKEQLAALSDSQEIEDRFYQYLSFGTGGMRGELGVGTNRLNSYTIKRVAFGLATYIREKNASQQGVVIAFDNRHCSKEFAEWTARVLASQGVKVYLSDCLRPTPQLSFLVRHYQACAGVMITASHNPKEYNGFKVYGPDGGQITLETAERLTELLAHGPNELSIEADALSVYRETQLIHLFGEEVDTLYLEQLTAVIQNKENIRRFGSQLNMIYTPLHGAGNILMQKAFEQLGFANLHVIKEQALPDPDFSTVASPNPEDKEAFALALTEAKKQEAQLILATDPDADRLGVVVLKDGEPVFLTGNQIGALLLDYLIRSKQQNQQSLTYFFIAKTIVTSELGARIAQAHGIETRNTLTGFKFIGEQIQQAEEQKGKDFLFGYEESYGYLIAPFVRDKDAIQAAVLLAEAALDRHLSGQDLIDRLHELYEEYGYYEEHLETQIFSGKDGIIQMNQRLDRLREQSFSHLGEFVLSCTEDYATSLRTMPNQQSSTIDLPTSNVLKYIFTDGSWFCLRPSGTEPKFKIYYSVKDKSQPSAQEKLLRLQKGFQELLDHL; encoded by the coding sequence ATGAGCTGGCAACAAAAATATCAAGAATGGCTAAATGAAGGATCTTTAGAAGAAGCGATGAAAGAGCAATTAGCGGCTCTTTCTGACTCGCAAGAAATCGAAGATCGCTTTTATCAGTACTTGTCCTTTGGCACAGGTGGGATGCGCGGGGAACTCGGAGTCGGTACGAATCGGCTGAACAGTTACACGATCAAACGCGTTGCTTTTGGTTTAGCTACTTATATTCGTGAAAAAAATGCAAGCCAACAAGGCGTAGTGATCGCATTTGATAACCGTCATTGCTCAAAGGAATTCGCTGAATGGACGGCGCGAGTATTAGCCAGTCAAGGGGTCAAGGTTTATTTATCTGATTGTTTACGTCCAACACCGCAATTGTCGTTTCTTGTTCGCCATTATCAAGCGTGTGCAGGAGTGATGATCACGGCTAGTCACAATCCAAAAGAATACAACGGATTTAAAGTTTATGGACCAGACGGTGGGCAGATCACTTTAGAAACAGCAGAGAGACTAACGGAACTTTTAGCGCATGGACCCAATGAGTTGTCGATTGAAGCAGACGCGTTGTCTGTTTATAGAGAGACTCAGCTGATTCATCTTTTTGGTGAAGAAGTCGACACTCTTTATTTAGAACAGTTGACGGCAGTCATTCAAAATAAAGAAAACATCCGACGATTTGGCTCGCAGCTTAACATGATCTATACGCCATTACATGGAGCTGGAAATATTCTTATGCAAAAAGCATTTGAGCAACTAGGATTTGCTAATCTCCACGTCATAAAAGAGCAAGCGTTGCCTGATCCAGATTTTTCAACAGTAGCGTCACCTAATCCGGAAGATAAAGAGGCTTTTGCGCTGGCATTAACAGAAGCAAAAAAACAGGAGGCACAGTTGATATTAGCAACGGACCCAGATGCAGATCGTTTAGGTGTCGTGGTTTTGAAAGACGGAGAACCAGTATTTCTTACAGGTAATCAAATCGGGGCTTTATTACTGGACTACTTGATTCGAAGCAAACAACAGAACCAACAATCCTTGACGTACTTCTTTATAGCCAAAACGATCGTCACTTCGGAACTAGGTGCAAGAATTGCTCAGGCACATGGGATCGAAACAAGAAATACGTTGACTGGGTTCAAATTTATCGGGGAACAAATCCAACAAGCAGAAGAACAAAAAGGGAAAGATTTTTTGTTTGGGTACGAAGAAAGTTATGGCTATCTAATCGCCCCTTTTGTTAGAGACAAAGATGCGATCCAAGCGGCGGTATTGTTAGCGGAAGCTGCGTTAGACCGCCATTTATCAGGGCAGGATTTGATCGATCGCTTACATGAACTTTATGAAGAATACGGCTACTACGAAGAACATTTGGAAACGCAAATTTTTTCCGGAAAAGATGGAATCATCCAAATGAACCAACGACTGGATCGTCTGAGAGAACAATCATTTTCACACTTAGGAGAGTTTGTCCTTTCCTGTACAGAAGATTACGCTACTTCACTAAGAACGATGCCAAATCAACAATCATCTACGATTGACCTACCCACTTCCAATGTCTTGAAGTATATATTCACAGATGGTTCATGGTTCTGTCTACGACCATCAGGTACAGAACCGAAGTTTAAGATTTATTATTCAGTGAAGGATAAATCTCAACCTTCTGCACAAGAGAAATTGCTGCGCTTGCAGAAGGGATTTCAGGAACTATTGGATCATTTATAA
- a CDS encoding peptidoglycan DD-metalloendopeptidase family protein, producing MKKKSTYKLVSFVFLSQMLLTTPLQVLADEQVFSADQPVTAEAQTETTTDSSDTTGEGNTTDTTTDGSEETTPPSTGDSSEPTTPDTSEPTEPSTPEETKPTEPTKPTEPTKPTEPTQPSQPQKPTSPSTGGSTGETQPTTPQPSQPTQPVTPPAAPVAPTPAPAASVAQEVRQPSATTPIQDLVPSSQETDEGSIHFEKDESVESFIRKIGESSREIGQEHDLYASVMIAQAILESASGQSQLAQAPNYNLFGIKGTHEGNGVTFATQEDAGDGTLYTIQATFRKYANYEESLEDYAKLMTEGLTGNSEFYSGAWKSNAETYKEATEFLTGRYATDTRYNEKLNGLIETYDLEQYDKEVAGPEVNKEGYIVPLRNYTISSPFGPRGGEFHRGLDFAAPQGEPIYASKAGTVIKAEFHPSWGNYVAIEHEDGTTALYAHQQEYVVKVDDEVEQGQIIGFVGSTGNSTGSHLHFEISRDNSLSQAQLIDPEQVLFGR from the coding sequence TTGAAAAAAAAGTCTACGTATAAATTAGTTTCATTTGTATTTCTTTCACAAATGTTACTAACTACGCCTTTACAAGTATTAGCAGATGAACAAGTTTTTTCTGCGGATCAACCAGTAACAGCGGAAGCACAAACAGAAACAACGACGGATTCGTCTGATACTACAGGTGAAGGTAACACAACAGATACAACAACGGATGGTTCAGAGGAAACAACGCCACCGTCTACTGGTGATTCAAGTGAACCAACCACACCTGACACTTCAGAACCGACGGAGCCAAGCACACCGGAAGAGACAAAACCAACAGAGCCAACGAAACCAACAGAACCGACGAAGCCGACAGAGCCAACACAGCCGAGTCAGCCACAAAAACCAACGTCACCATCAACTGGCGGTTCTACTGGAGAAACACAACCAACTACACCACAGCCGAGTCAGCCGACACAACCAGTGACACCACCAGCTGCACCTGTGGCACCAACGCCTGCTCCTGCAGCGTCAGTTGCTCAAGAGGTACGTCAACCTTCTGCAACTACACCGATCCAAGATCTTGTACCATCAAGTCAAGAAACGGATGAAGGATCGATCCATTTTGAAAAAGATGAATCAGTTGAGAGCTTCATTCGCAAAATCGGTGAATCTTCTCGAGAAATCGGGCAAGAACATGATTTATACGCATCAGTAATGATCGCCCAAGCGATTTTAGAATCAGCTAGTGGACAAAGCCAGTTGGCGCAAGCGCCTAACTACAATCTTTTTGGGATCAAAGGTACACACGAGGGCAATGGCGTGACATTTGCCACACAAGAAGATGCTGGTGATGGTACATTATATACGATCCAAGCAACATTCAGAAAATATGCCAACTATGAAGAAAGTCTTGAAGACTATGCTAAATTAATGACTGAAGGCTTGACTGGAAATAGCGAGTTCTATTCAGGTGCTTGGAAATCCAATGCAGAAACTTATAAAGAAGCAACAGAATTTTTAACAGGTCGTTACGCAACAGATACAAGATATAACGAAAAACTAAATGGTCTGATCGAAACTTATGATTTAGAACAATATGACAAAGAAGTTGCCGGACCTGAAGTGAATAAAGAAGGATATATCGTGCCCTTAAGAAATTATACGATTTCTAGCCCATTTGGTCCTCGTGGTGGTGAATTCCACCGTGGATTAGATTTTGCAGCACCTCAAGGGGAGCCAATCTATGCTAGTAAAGCAGGTACTGTGATCAAAGCAGAATTCCATCCTTCATGGGGAAATTATGTTGCCATTGAACATGAAGATGGCACAACAGCGCTTTATGCTCATCAACAAGAATACGTCGTGAAAGTTGATGATGAAGTTGAACAAGGACAAATCATTGGGTTTGTCGGTTCTACTGGTAATAGTACAGGCAGCCATCTGCATTTTGAGATCAGTCGTGACAACAGCTTATCTCAAGCGCAATTGATTGATCCTGAACAAGTATTGTTTGGCAGATAA